DNA from Myxococcus guangdongensis:
GACGCGTCCACCCCTTCCCCACGGACCTAGACCGCCGCGCGCGCTCGTTCGTCGAACATTCCGCGCAGCCCATCCACGAGCGCGTTCGCCCCCGTGGCCTTGCCCACCGTGTCGAGCGAATCGCGAAGCGCGCCGAACAACACGCGCGAATGCTCCGGGTTCCGCTCGGCGCGGTCGATGACGTGGCCCACCCGTTCAATCTGGTGCGTCCACGTGGCCAGCACGTCCTCGTACCCCGCGGTGACAGGCAGGGCGCTCTCGACCAGGAAGTGCACCAGCGCGATGACGTCCGCGAAGTCATACCTCCGCGTCTTCGCGTCGTAGATGTCCTCCAGGTGCACGGAGTCGCGCGCGAACCAGAAGCGCACGAAGTTCGCGGCCGTCTTCTTCGCGTCCTCCAGGTCGACCTCGACCAACGGATGCAGCGCCTTGTCGACCTCCGTGATGAACGAGTCCTTGATGCTCACCCGCTGCAAGCCCTGGCTGTCGAAGGCCCGCTTCGGCAACGCGCGCAGAAAGGTCCCGTTGAACTCCAACACCTCCAGCTTCGGCAACCGCGTGAGCACCTCGGGGAAGTCCCGCAGCACCATCACCTGCCGCCAGCTCCCGAACGAAGCTCGCACGTACGAGTAGGGGTTGTTGATGAAGTTGATGCTGCGCAGCTCCGTGCAGCGCTCCAGGGACTCGGGGAGCCGCCAGATGCAGTTCGCCTCCAGGTCCAGATGCACGAGCTTGCCCAGCGCCCCCACCGACTCCGGCAGCTCCTGCAGCCCGTTGCCTCCCAGCCGGAGCTCTCGCAACTCCGTCAGCAACCCCAACTCCTCGGGCAGCCTCCGCAGCTTGTTCCCCGACAGGTCCAGCTTCTCCAACCGCCGGAACTGGAACAACTCCACGGGCAGCACGCTGAGGTTCTTCCGGCTCAACACGAGGCTCTTGAGCTTCTCCGGCGCCTCCAGCTTCTTCGCCATCTGCTTGCGGAACTCGGCGCGGACACTCACCGGCGCCTCCAGCAGGTTCGGCTTCCCCTCCGCCAGCCGCTTGCGCGCGAGCGACAGGTCCACCAGCCCCTCCGGCTTCTTGAGCACCCCGGCCACGAAGACGCCCGAGGCCTCATGCGGGTCGCTCGCATCCTCCACGCCCTCCACCACCCGGAAGACGCTCGCGCCCCACCCGAGGAAACGCATCGCGTTCGTCTTCCCCGCCACGCTCACCGTGCGCTCGGTCGCCACGAGGCGCGCGTCCAGGTCTCCACCCACGTCCACCAACCCGTGGTTGTAGACACCGATGAGCTCACCCGTCCGAACACTCCCATCGACTCGAAGCTGCGAGCCCCCCACGCCGATACCCCGGGCGACCAGCGCGCCTCCCACCTGCAGGAAGGGTCCCGTGTCGTCCTCGAAGTTGAG
Protein-coding regions in this window:
- a CDS encoding leucine-rich repeat domain-containing protein, which translates into the protein MSNPSLPAPAPRASLSLVAREKGAVRAWSFERAGTVVTLREGPLGGKSKQTEKTFETEAEALAFCEKNLHAKVEKGYFASGLGLRAVPVEALRAELKVAGSAEGRVLVHDGDLVLPHDLILDEGFGLLAPEKDASAPLVGLWVRGALTVEGSPLNFEDDTGPFLQVGGALVARGIGVGGSQLRVDGSVRTGELIGVYNHGLVDVGGDLDARLVATERTVSVAGKTNAMRFLGWGASVFRVVEGVEDASDPHEASGVFVAGVLKKPEGLVDLSLARKRLAEGKPNLLEAPVSVRAEFRKQMAKKLEAPEKLKSLVLSRKNLSVLPVELFQFRRLEKLDLSGNKLRRLPEELGLLTELRELRLGGNGLQELPESVGALGKLVHLDLEANCIWRLPESLERCTELRSINFINNPYSYVRASFGSWRQVMVLRDFPEVLTRLPKLEVLEFNGTFLRALPKRAFDSQGLQRVSIKDSFITEVDKALHPLVEVDLEDAKKTAANFVRFWFARDSVHLEDIYDAKTRRYDFADVIALVHFLVESALPVTAGYEDVLATWTHQIERVGHVIDRAERNPEHSRVLFGALRDSLDTVGKATGANALVDGLRGMFDERARAAV